From the genome of Triticum aestivum cultivar Chinese Spring chromosome 3B, IWGSC CS RefSeq v2.1, whole genome shotgun sequence, one region includes:
- the LOC123071713 gene encoding ribonuclease 2, with the protein MATATATCLLAVWALVAAGLFGTGLARASVAPAAVGKEQREFDYFALALQWPGTICSSTRHCCAVNGCCRSEALHTFTIHGLWPDYDDGTWPSCCRHTSFDMDKITPLKPTLDKYWPSLYCSTSSTCFSGRGPFWAHEWEKHGTCSSPVVHEELQYFTTAIDLYLKYNVTEMLATGDILVSNGKEYALSDVIDTIKHAFGGSPQIICKKGSVEELRLCFTKDLKPRDCLTTSAMYKNLSKSKHCPRKISLPTYDPIVLTNSTLEIVPEASDNGLYFFTS; encoded by the exons atggcgacggcgacggcgacgtgcCTGCTGGCGGTCTGGGCGCTGGTCGCCGCCGGCCTGTTCGGCACGGGCCTCGCCCGGGCGTCCGTGGCCCCGGCCGCCGTCGGGAAGGAGCAGCGCGAGTTCGACTACTTCGCGCTGGCGCTGCAGTGGCCGGGCACCATCTGCTCCTCCACCCGCCACTGCTGCGCCGTCAACGGCTGCTGCCG GTCGGAGGCGCTCCACACCTTCACGATCC ACGGGCTGTGGCCGGACTACGATGACGGGACCTGGCCGTCGTGCTGCCGCCACACCAGCTTCGACATGGACAAG ATAACGCCTCTGAAGCCCACTCTGGACAAGTACTGGCCGTCCCTCTACTGTTCGACCTCTTCCACTTGCTTCAGTGGCAGGGGCCCCTTCTGGGCTCATGAG TGGG AGAAGCATGGAACATGCTCGTCCCCTGTTGTTCATGAAGAATTACAGTACTTCACCACCGCCATTGATCTCTACCTCAAATATAATGTTACA GAAATGCTGGCGACTGGAGATATCCTGGTCTCCAACGGTAAAGAATATGCACTGAGTGATGTCATTGATACCATCAAGCATGCTTTTGGGGGCTCACCGCAGATCATATGCAAGAAGGGCTCAGTTGAAGAACTAAGATTATGCTTCACCAAGGATTTGAAG CCTCGCGATTGCCTTACTACTTCGGCAATGTACAAGAACCTATCGAAATCAAAGCATTGCCCTCGAAAAATCTCCCTGCCAACATATGATCCCATCG TACTCACAAATTCGACACTGGAGATTGTCCCAGAAGCCAGCGACAACGGGTTGTACTTCTTTACATCCTAA
- the LOC123071714 gene encoding uncharacterized protein, translating into MIQLFLQVPTDDGNVDTDAVRARRSLLDKAESVIKSVVRSGGRYEARMWLCSTISSIHLLDPRDQRDLFLDLLEMKDSRRDVAARLLRMIFDKKPVKAGSVLAKKCHMLEKFFQGNPERILQWFCHFAATGESAHKKGARALAQFAFVNRDVCWEELEWKGRHGQSPAVVATKPHYFRDLDVLQTVENFLEYVPDFWSSEELADSVKDGEILQIDTEYFVDQFVYLMYEGNFKDVWQVVEDFLMEEQFSTLSQYILIHLDEQRLLHFLKTLGKLISPNAQCTKLAFPCCWLEVLLSAHIDQISLDELILLNCVIAKGRQLWHLMNDEEHEEERRRMDELVRTMNDLTDADHFALIKDFMGTKFPDALKWIGIQSWVIFCGLSKLCKSADSCESLFTGNSIEFRKAYDYSLVQNDGCSVSHTSDTDDKDLTRSSHKKRKRDKKRRRHRYDSDEDNVDQLLELGTFTGKRAIESQCGSWYLSTDDFSAPWDIADIPDHLSTCYLRVWLKWACFR; encoded by the exons ATGATTCAGCTCTTTCTGCAAGTGCCGACAGACGACGGCAATGTTGATACAGATGCTGTGAGGGCGAGGAGATCACTTCTGGATAAGGCTGAGTCGGTGATCAAGTCGGTTGTAAGGTCTGGAGGCCGGTATGAGGCTCGGATGTGGCTGTGCAGTACCATCTCGTCGATTCATCTGCTCGATCCGCGTGACCAGCGGGACCTGTTCCTCGATCTCCTGGAGATGAAGGACTCAAGGCGGGACGTCGCCGCCCGCCTGCTGCGGATGATTTTCGACAAGAAGCCTGTGAAGGCTGGCTCTGTTTTAGCGAAGAAGTGTCATATGCTGGAGAAGTTCTTCCAAG GAAACCCTGAGCGGATACTGCAATGGTTTTGCCACTTTGCTGCTACTGGGGAGTCAGCACACAAAAAGGGTGCTCGGGCACTTGCTCAGTTTGCATTTGTGAATCGTGATGTTTGCTGGGAGGAGCTTGAGTGGAAAGGCAGGCATGGTCAGTCTCCTGCTGTTGTTGCTACTAAGCCTCATTACTTTCGTGATCTTGATGTTCTCCAGACAGTGGAAAATTTCCTTGAATATGTCCCAGACTTCTGGTCTTCAGAAGAGCTTGCTGATTCTGTCAAAGATGGTGAAATACTGCAAATTGATACAGAATATTTTGTAGATCAATTTGTCTATTTGATGTATGAGGGGAATTTCAAAGATGTGTGGCAAGTAGTTGAAGATTTTCTGATGGAGGAGCAGTTTTCCACTCTGTCTCAGTATATTCTTATTCATCTAGACGAACAAAGGCTTCTTCATTTCTTAAAAACATTAGGGAAGCTCATCAGTCCGAATGCACAATGCACAAAGTTAGCATTCCCATGCTGCTGGCTTGAGGTTCTTTTGTCGGCACATATTGATCAGATATCTCTTGACGAACTTATCCTATTGAACTGTGTCATTGCCAAGGGTAGACAACTTTGGCACCTCATGAAcgacgaagaacacgaggaagaacGAAGGAGGATGGACGAGCTTGTGAGGACCATGAATGACTTGACTGATGCTGATCATTTTGCTCTCATAAAGGATTTCATGGGTACAAAGTTTCCTGATGCACTTAAGTGGATAGGCATCCAGTCCTGGGTAATTTTCTGTGGTTTGTCAAAATTATGCAAATCAGCTGATTCTTGTGAGTCTCTGTTCACTGGTAACAGCATAGAATTTCGCAAGGCTTATGATTACTCATTGGTTCAAAACGACGGGTGCTCAGTTTCACATACTTCAGATACTGATGACAAGGATCTGACTAGAAGTagtcataaaaaaagaaaaagagataaGAAGAGAAGACGGCATAGATATGATTCCGACGAGGATAATGTTGATCAGCTGCTTGAACTGGGAACTTTCACTGGGAAGAGGGCTATTGAATCACAATGTGGAAGCTGGTACCTGTCAACTGATGACTTCTCTGCTCCTTGGGACATT GCTGACATACCGGATCACCTTTCTACTTGTTATCTTAGAGTATGGCTGAAATGGGCTTGCTTTAGATGA